The stretch of DNA TCAAAACATTCTAATTGATTGAATTCATTAGTAATGAAGCCTGTTTATCTAGTAGTGGACGTAAAAATCGATGATGTAGAGGCCTATGGAAAATACAAAGAGAAGGTCAAACCATTGATAGAAAGTTATGGTGGTGAGTATCTGTCCAGAGGTGGTGAAATCAATGTGCTTGAGAACGAATTGTGGGAACCTACTAGAATGGTATTGGTGAAATTCCCCGATAAGGAATCCGCAATGAACTGGTATAATTGCGAAGA from SAR324 cluster bacterium encodes:
- a CDS encoding DUF1330 domain-containing protein, which produces MKPVYLVVDVKIDDVEAYGKYKEKVKPLIESYGGEYLSRGGEINVLENELWEPTRMVLVKFPDKESAMNWYNCEEYQALKKIRIDNATSTSFFIAGL